A region from the Aliarcobacter thereius LMG 24486 genome encodes:
- the argJ gene encoding bifunctional glutamate N-acetyltransferase/amino-acid acetyltransferase ArgJ, with product MFTILPIKAYIDQIDGFFCDGIHAGLKPNGNNDLGFIYTKEPCTVAAIFTNNKFQAAPLKHFLQYEEGFKTNFVLINSKNANALTGKKGIEDIKNLFSKLDFDLYNPIMSSTGVIGNRLPIEKLVNGAKKFDLSAKSGENLSKAIMTTDAYPKACMYEVKLEDGKSFKIGAVAKGAGMINPNLATMLCFICTDANAPYEDIKNALELNKHTTFNAISVDGDTSTNDTVLVLANGKSDAYDKDAFTEALRLVMNDMAMLMVADGEGAKKVAAFEVINAKDDKEAEIAAKALSNSLLVKTALFGEDPNFGRIASTIGASQVICDDEKLVISYNDVVVFNKGEICFDAEVEKQAGDVLKNDKYKIICDLGVGSGKFTAYGCDLGYKYVEINADYRS from the coding sequence ATGTTTACAATTTTACCAATAAAAGCTTATATAGATCAAATTGATGGTTTCTTTTGTGATGGAATTCATGCAGGACTTAAACCAAATGGAAATAATGATTTGGGATTTATATATACGAAAGAGCCTTGTACAGTTGCAGCTATATTTACAAATAATAAATTTCAAGCAGCACCACTTAAGCATTTTTTACAATATGAAGAAGGTTTTAAAACAAATTTTGTATTAATAAATTCAAAAAATGCAAATGCATTAACAGGAAAAAAAGGTATTGAAGATATTAAAAATCTATTTTCAAAATTAGATTTTGATTTATATAATCCAATTATGAGTAGTACAGGAGTTATAGGAAATAGACTTCCAATAGAAAAACTTGTAAATGGTGCTAAAAAATTTGATTTAAGTGCAAAAAGTGGAGAGAATTTATCAAAAGCTATTATGACAACAGATGCATATCCTAAAGCTTGTATGTATGAAGTAAAGCTTGAAGATGGAAAATCATTTAAAATAGGAGCAGTCGCAAAAGGTGCTGGAATGATTAATCCAAATTTAGCAACTATGCTTTGTTTTATTTGTACAGATGCAAATGCTCCTTATGAAGATATAAAAAATGCATTAGAACTCAATAAACATACAACTTTTAATGCAATTAGTGTTGATGGAGACACTTCAACGAATGATACAGTTTTAGTTTTGGCAAATGGAAAATCAGATGCTTATGATAAAGATGCTTTTACTGAAGCTCTAAGATTGGTTATGAATGATATGGCAATGCTTATGGTAGCTGATGGAGAAGGAGCTAAAAAAGTTGCTGCATTTGAAGTTATAAATGCAAAAGATGATAAAGAAGCTGAAATTGCTGCAAAAGCTCTATCTAATTCTTTATTAGTAAAAACAGCTCTTTTTGGAGAAGATCCAAATTTTGGAAGAATTGCTTCAACAATTGGAGCATCACAAGTTATTTGTGATGATGAAAAATTAGTAATATCATATAACGATGTTGTTGTATTTAATAAAGGTGAGATATGTTTTGATGCAGAAGTTGAGAAACAAGCAGGAGATGTTCTTAAAAATGATAAATATAAAATAATTTGTGATTTAGGAGTTGGTAGTGGAAAATTTACAGCTTATGGTTGTGATTTAGGTTATAAATATGTAGAAATTAATGCAGATTATAGAAGTTAA
- a CDS encoding potassium channel family protein: MSIFTKIKKGLGWELTSSKPQYDLNPLLYSKLKPIRLPLILIQSLMIIGVLGYVYFEDYSIMHAIFQTSYTLTNTGFGALNESNFKNETILFTVFLMIAGFTSLIFAVGVVIDVFTNGNLRALLKERKMLYKIARLRKHFVLFYHNEYTAQVAKQFRENHIPFVVVDPSDDIENIAKEHGYPYFVKDEPYKETSFLKSHLSSAKGAISLSKNISDNITLIASVRLYEKELERAPFLIISNAETQNEKIRLKKLGADKVVATPSLMAKRVSAMAISPDMENILDEFLYKKDSPITMEDFFIRDDAWIVGKELKDLNLREKLKISVIGITEENGVFIHLPKGDKVINKNSKLLIVGSQKGIVRAKRVLNLINEPREI, encoded by the coding sequence ATGAGCATTTTTACAAAAATTAAGAAAGGTTTAGGCTGGGAACTTACTAGCTCTAAACCGCAATATGATTTAAATCCCTTACTTTACTCAAAATTAAAACCAATTAGATTACCACTTATTCTAATTCAATCTCTTATGATTATTGGAGTTTTAGGATATGTATATTTTGAAGATTATTCAATAATGCATGCAATATTTCAAACATCATATACACTTACTAATACAGGATTTGGTGCTTTAAATGAGTCAAATTTCAAAAATGAGACAATACTTTTTACTGTATTTTTAATGATTGCAGGATTTACAAGTTTGATTTTTGCAGTTGGAGTGGTAATCGATGTTTTTACAAATGGAAATTTAAGAGCTTTACTAAAGGAGAGAAAAATGCTTTATAAAATAGCGAGATTGAGAAAACATTTTGTACTTTTTTATCACAATGAATATACAGCACAAGTTGCAAAACAGTTTAGAGAAAATCATATTCCTTTTGTTGTAGTTGATCCAAGTGATGATATAGAAAATATTGCAAAAGAGCATGGATATCCATATTTTGTAAAAGATGAACCATATAAAGAGACATCATTCTTAAAATCACATCTAAGTTCAGCAAAAGGAGCAATCTCTTTATCAAAAAATATTTCTGATAATATTACTTTAATTGCTTCAGTAAGACTATATGAAAAAGAGTTAGAACGAGCTCCATTTTTAATTATTTCAAATGCTGAAACACAAAATGAGAAAATAAGATTAAAAAAATTAGGAGCAGATAAAGTTGTTGCAACTCCATCATTGATGGCAAAAAGAGTTAGTGCAATGGCTATTAGTCCAGATATGGAAAATATTTTAGATGAGTTCTTATATAAAAAAGATAGCCCAATTACAATGGAAGATTTCTTTATAAGAGATGATGCATGGATTGTAGGAAAAGAGTTAAAAGATCTTAATCTAAGAGAAAAATTGAAAATATCAGTTATAGGAATCACTGAAGAAAATGGAGTTTTTATACATTTACCAAAAGGTGATAAAGTTATAAATAAAAATTCAAAACTTCTTATTGTTGGCTCTCAAAAAGGAATTGTGAGAGCAAAAAGAGTATTAAATTTAATAAATGAACCAAGGGAGATATAA
- the rpmB gene encoding 50S ribosomal protein L28 translates to MARRCAISGKGPMVGYNVSHAKNRTKRRFLPNIRTIRVMTEDGSTMKLKISAKELRTLKKHS, encoded by the coding sequence ATGGCAAGAAGATGTGCAATTTCAGGAAAAGGGCCAATGGTTGGATACAACGTTAGCCACGCAAAAAACAGAACAAAAAGAAGATTTTTACCAAATATTAGAACTATTAGAGTTATGACAGAAGATGGTTCAACTATGAAATTAAAAATTTCTGCAAAAGAGCTAAGAACTCTTAAAAAACACTCATAA
- a CDS encoding glycosyltransferase, with the protein MKNIVIHYKTINSLIEKIKENAWIKIYKKPLLSKIFGNKNDNIDIYFHSGSIDDEAIAYAKKSKHIITNSFSNLHEISKKAEIEENKIDVIYPSANIIYSKEKIVKEKYKKEFELSDNTKLILFSANNFKTSGIKEFLDIVSNISYIDYKVLILGSKQQLKNLEFSLPKYERLQNKIILLDNKNSNIDEIFSASDIFLLPSHSKNIASSVIKAMYCKCVVFSTINNDIKELIDVFSTMDRPNDPSTPFKIDAVLHDVNELNNIKKQNRKIAKELELNRNILKFEEIIEKI; encoded by the coding sequence TTGAAAAACATAGTTATACATTATAAAACAATAAATAGTTTAATAGAAAAAATAAAAGAAAATGCTTGGATTAAAATATACAAAAAACCTCTTTTGTCAAAAATATTTGGAAACAAAAATGACAATATTGATATATATTTTCATAGTGGAAGTATAGATGATGAAGCTATTGCTTATGCAAAAAAATCAAAACATATTATTACAAACTCATTTTCAAATTTACATGAGATTAGTAAAAAAGCAGAGATTGAAGAAAATAAAATAGATGTAATCTATCCTAGTGCAAATATTATTTATTCAAAAGAAAAAATAGTAAAAGAGAAATATAAAAAAGAGTTTGAATTAAGTGATAATACAAAACTTATTTTATTTTCTGCAAATAATTTTAAAACAAGTGGAATAAAAGAGTTTTTAGATATTGTTTCAAATATCTCTTATATAGATTATAAAGTTTTAATTTTAGGTTCAAAACAGCAGTTGAAAAATTTAGAATTTTCTTTACCAAAATATGAAAGATTACAAAATAAGATAATTTTATTAGATAATAAAAACTCAAATATTGATGAGATATTTTCAGCAAGTGATATATTCTTACTTCCAAGTCATAGTAAAAATATAGCTTCAAGTGTAATAAAAGCTATGTACTGTAAATGTGTGGTTTTTTCTACTATTAACAATGATATAAAAGAGTTAATAGATGTTTTTTCTACTATGGATAGACCAAATGATCCAAGTACACCATTTAAAATAGATGCTGTTTTACACGATGTAAATGAGTTAAATAATATAAAAAAACAAAATAGAAAAATAGCAAAAGAGCTTGAATTAAATAGAAATATTCTTAAATTTGAAGAGATTATAGAGAAAATTTAA
- the gmhB gene encoding D-glycero-beta-D-manno-heptose 1,7-bisphosphate 7-phosphatase, translated as MKKRLIFLDRDGVINEDFGYVSKIENFKFCKGVFEACKEFLKLGFEIVIVTNQSGIGRGYYTIDDFKDLTNHMLNEFKKENIDILKVYFCPHNPDLDCSCRKPKNGMVLEALSDFDIDLNNSWLIGDKLSDIECAKNANIPNRVLINEKDEKNKDFFVAKSLFDSLKYIKEKYEI; from the coding sequence ATGAAAAAAAGATTAATCTTTCTTGATAGAGATGGAGTTATAAATGAAGACTTTGGATATGTTTCAAAAATTGAGAACTTTAAATTTTGCAAAGGTGTTTTTGAAGCTTGTAAAGAGTTTTTAAAACTTGGTTTTGAGATAGTTATTGTAACAAATCAATCAGGAATTGGTAGAGGATATTATACAATTGATGATTTTAAAGATTTAACTAATCATATGTTAAATGAATTTAAAAAAGAGAATATAGATATTTTAAAAGTATATTTTTGCCCTCATAATCCTGATCTTGATTGTTCATGTAGAAAACCAAAAAATGGAATGGTTTTAGAAGCTTTAAGTGATTTTGACATTGATTTAAATAACTCTTGGTTAATTGGTGATAAATTAAGTGATATAGAGTGTGCAAAAAATGCTAATATTCCAAACAGAGTTTTAATAAATGAAAAAGATGAAAAGAATAAAGACTTTTTTGTAGCAAAAAGTTTATTTGATAGCTTAAAATATATAAAGGAAAAATATGAAATATAA